From Candidatus Poribacteria bacterium, the proteins below share one genomic window:
- a CDS encoding DUF4159 domain-containing protein: MVDAVQITDAAFFESPIIFMEPISTSGGKLENGLLRGSAIWQTKGSRPSFGYTDREAQRIREYIINRGGFIYMPTHGNTELAMQPALRVLRQILPEYHLTTIPQDHEIYNTYYELNGPLRFPVRKMGSTILHHGPYGQLQGVFIDDRLAVLVDTEAMIHVMDGAVQKPFFGHYQDRNKILEEFAPAAARQLINIVIYAVTHGSISDYSNYIPADALAGEGMENVPKKAPAAANRL; encoded by the coding sequence ATGGTTGACGCAGTCCAAATCACGGACGCGGCGTTCTTTGAATCACCGATTATCTTTATGGAACCGATTTCCACTTCTGGCGGAAAGCTCGAAAATGGATTGTTGCGTGGTAGTGCTATCTGGCAAACGAAAGGGAGTCGTCCTTCCTTCGGTTATACCGATCGGGAAGCACAACGGATTCGCGAATATATTATCAATCGCGGTGGGTTTATCTATATGCCCACGCACGGGAACACGGAATTGGCAATGCAACCCGCGCTTCGCGTCCTGCGTCAAATTCTTCCTGAATACCACCTCACCACGATCCCTCAGGATCACGAGATTTACAACACTTACTATGAGTTGAACGGACCCCTCCGATTTCCTGTTCGGAAAATGGGGAGTACCATTCTCCATCACGGTCCCTACGGGCAGTTACAGGGCGTTTTCATCGACGACAGGCTCGCTGTTCTCGTTGATACAGAGGCAATGATACACGTGATGGATGGGGCAGTGCAGAAACCTTTCTTCGGTCACTATCAGGACCGGAATAAGATTTTAGAGGAATTTGCACCGGCTGCCGCACGGCAACTCATTAACATTGTCATCTATGCGGTAACACATGGGAGTATCTCGGACTATAGCAACTATATCCCCGCAGACGCTCTCGCCGGTGAAGGGATGGAAAACGTCCCGAAAAAGGCACCCGCTGCTGCAAATCGGTTGTAG